A genome region from Magnolia sinica isolate HGM2019 chromosome 8, MsV1, whole genome shotgun sequence includes the following:
- the LOC131253618 gene encoding trans-cinnamate 4-monooxygenase, with amino-acid sequence MDLLLLQKALFALFFSIIVATVVSKLRGKRFKLPPGPIPVPVFGNWLQVGDDLNHRNLSDLARRFGEILLLRMGQRNLVVVSSPDLAKEVLHTQGVEFGSRTRNVVFDIFTGKGQDMVFTVYGDHWRKMRRIMTVPFFTNKVVQQYRYGWEDEIARVVEDVKANPDAATKGIVLRRRLQLMMYNNMYRIMFDRRFESEEDPLFVKLKALNGERSRLAQSFEYNYGDFIPILRPFLRGYLKICKEVKERRLQLFKDYFLEERKKLASTKGSASASGLKCAIDHILDAQNKGEINEDNVLYIVENINVAAIETTLWSIEWGIAELVNHPEIQQKLRNELDTILGPGVQVTEPDTYKLPYLQAVVKETLRLRMAIPLLVPHMNLNDAKLAGYDIPAESKILVNAWFLANNPKQWKKPEEFRPERFLEEEANVEANGNDFRYLPFGVGRRSCPGIILALPILGITLGRLVQNFELMPPVGQAKLDTSEKGGQFSLHILKHSTIIAKPRVF; translated from the exons ATGGATCTCCTTCTCTTGCAGAAGGCCCTTTtcgctctcttcttctccatcatcGTCGCCACCGTCGTATCAAAGCTACGCGGGAAGAGATTCAAGCTCCCGCCGGGCCCAATCCCCGTCCCTGTGTTCGGCAACTGGCTCCAGGTCGGCGATGATCTCAACCATCGAAACCTGTCCGATCTCGCCCGTCGGTTCGGAGAGATCTTACTCCTCCGAATGGGCCAGCGCAACCTCGTCGTCGTCTCCTCCCCTGACCTCGCCAAGGAAGTCCTCCACACTCAGGGCGTCGAGTTCGGGTCCAGGACCCGAAACGTCGTCTTCGACATCTTCACAG GCAAGGGCCAGGACATGGTGTTTACGGTCTACGGTGATCACTGGCGTAAGATGCGTCGGATCATGACCGTCCCATTCTTCACGAACAAGGTGGTCCAGCAGTACAGGTACGGATGGGAAGACGAGATCGCACGTGTGGTGGAAGATGTGAAAGCGAATCCAGATGCGGCAACGAAGGGGATTGTATTGAGGAGAAGGCTACAGCTGATGATGTACAACAACATGTACCGGATCATGTTCGATAGGAGATTTGAGAGTGAGGAAGATCCTCTGTTCGTGAAGCTGAAAGCATTGAATGGTGAACGGAGCAGATTAGCCCAGAGCTTTGAATATAATTACGGTGATTTCATTCCCATCTTGAGGCCTTTCTTGAGAGGGTATTTGAAGATTTGCAAGGAAGTGAAGGAAAGGAGGCTGCAGCTCTTCAAGGACTACTTTCTTGAGGAGAGGAA GAAGCTCGCAAGCACCAAAGGCTCGGCCAGCGCATCTGGGCTAAAATGCGCCATCGACCACATCCTCGATGCCCAAAACAAGGGAGAAATCAATGAAGACAACGTCCTCTACATTGTAGAAAACATCAACGTCGCTG CCATTGAGACGACATTGTGGTCGATTGAGTGGGGCATCGCGGAGCTCGTGAACCACCCCGAGATCCAACAGAAGCTGCGTAACGAGCTCGACACGATCCTAGGCCCCGGCGTCCAGGTCACTGAGCCAGACACCTACAAGCTCCCCTACCTCCAGGCAGTGGTCAAGGAGACGCTCAGGCTCCGCATGGCCATCCCACTTCTCGTCCCACACATGAACTTGAACGATGCTAAGCTGGCAGGCTACGACATCCCGGCCGAGAGCAAGATCCTAGTCAATGCATGGTTCTTAGCAAACAACCCCAAGCAATGGAAGAAGCCTGAGGAGTTCCGCCCCGAGCGGTTCCTTGAGGAGGAGGCCAATGTGGAAGCTAATGGCAATGATTTCCGCTACCTCCCGTTCGGGGTGGGCCGCAGGAGTTGCCCAGGGATCATACTGGCATTGCCGATTCTCGGGATCACGCTGGGCCGCCTGGTCCAGAATTTCGAGCTCATGCCGCCAGTCGGTCAGGCCAAGCTCGATACGAGTGAGAAAGGAGGGCAGTTCAGCTTGCACATACTCAAGCATTCCACTATTATTGCAAAGCCTAGAGTGTTTTGA
- the LOC131254368 gene encoding trans-cinnamate 4-monooxygenase-like, which translates to PKPAIETTLWSIEWGIAELVNHPEIQQKLRNELDTILGPGVQVTEPDTYKLPYLQAVVKETLRLRMAIPLLVPHMNLNDAKLAGYDIPAESKILVNAWFLANNPKQWKRPEEFRPERFLEEEANVEANGNDFRYLPFGVGRRSCPGIILALPILGITLGRLVQNFELMPPVGQAKLDTSEKGGQFSLHILKHSTIIAKPRVF; encoded by the coding sequence CCCAAACCAGCCATTGAGACGACATTGTGGTCGATTGAGTGGGGCATCGCGGAGCTCGTGAACCACCCCGAGATCCAACAGAAGCTGCGTAACGAGCTCGACACGATCCTAGGCCCCGGCGTCCAGGTCACTGAGCCAGACACCTACAAGCTCCCCTACCTCCAGGCAGTGGTCAAGGAGACGCTCAGGCTCCGTATGGCTATCCCACTTCTCGTCCCACACATGAACTTGAACGATGCTAAGCTGGCAGGCTACGACATCCCGGCCGAGAGCAAGATCCTAGTCAATGCATGGTTCTTAGCAAACAACCCCAAGCAATGGAAGAGGCCCGAGGAGTTCCGCCCGGAGCGGTTCCTTGAGGAGGAGGCCAATGTGGAAGCTAATGGCAATGATTTCCGCTACCTCCCGTTCGGGGTGGGCCGCAGGAGTTGCCCAGGGATCATACTGGCATTGCCGATTCTCGGGATCACGCTGGGCCGCCTGGTCCAGAATTTCGAGCTCATGCCGCCAGTCGGTCAGGCCAAGCTCGATACGAGTGAGAAAGGAGGGCAGTTCAGCTTGCACATACTCAAGCATTCCACTATTATTGCAAAGCCTAGAGTGTTTTGA